Proteins encoded together in one Vanessa cardui chromosome 19, ilVanCard2.1, whole genome shotgun sequence window:
- the LOC124537923 gene encoding probable RNA-binding protein EIF1AD, translating to MSKVTKRKHVMNEALWDNYELPKENQSIVKVLKNRGNNLHEVTTPSGEEYLVSMPTKFRKNIWVKRGDYILVEPIIEGDKVKAEIVKIMNKDSIKYYKENNLWPKEFDDSRKQDAELNEDDLFVNTNRVQMTQYHSETDSSDSSDDSDSNSDIENGGK from the exons ATGTCAAAAGTAACGAAAAGGAAACATGTAATGAATGAAGCTTTGTGGGACAACTATGAGTTGCCAAAAGAAAATCAAAGTATCGTCAAAGTTTTGAAAAATAGAGGCAACAATCTTCATGAG GTCACTACTCCTTCCGGTGAAGAGTATTTAGTATCAATGCCTACTAAGTTTCGAAAAAATATATGGGTAAAACGAGGAGACTACATCTTAGTCGAACCAATAATCGAAGGAGACAAAGTGAAAGctgaaattgtaaaaattatgaataaggactctataaaatattacaaagaaaacaatttgTGGCCTAAAGAATTCGATGATAGCAGGAAACAAGATGCGGAACTTAATGAAGATGATTTGTTTGTTAATACTAATAGGGTTCAAATGACTCAGTATCACAGTGAAACAGACTCGAGTGACTCTAGTGATGACAGTGATAGCAATAGTGACATAGAAAATGGtggcaaataa
- the LOC124537922 gene encoding speckle-type POZ protein-like, whose product MSNLNYTTRTEGQTKINTIIWTVPNFVNLLENKSTREFRTEKPKDPSADPIYSRFHLKMLFLGRDNDIIEIYYLSPIPVFLKSILTVCLKRFEERSIVIKEYHTVQANKWQYLATLFKRDIAGFDGRDIFLLSDGSLRLKFQFIVTNDIKVDYSNVPEAQLSNDFENLLNNGLFSDITMKSAEGNEYKVHKAVLASRSVVLKAHFEHNTTECHTNIVESPLEAEVLTEVLTFIYSDKAPRVDDMPEKLLAAADFYELSRLKSLCEEALHKKLTVENAIETLQLADLHSAKILKQLTLEFIKDGQAKLITKTEGWAKVKSVELIKTIYTYIMTDDVEADIK is encoded by the coding sequence ATgtcgaatttaaattatacgacACGCACTGAAGGACAAACAAAGATCAATACTATCATATGGACTGTACCAAATTTTGTCaatttacttgaaaataaatcGACGAGAGAGTTTCGGACTGAGAAACCGAAAGATCCAAGCGCAGATCCTATTTATTCACGTTTTCACTTGAAGATGCTGTTTTTAGGACGAGACAATGACATAATAGAAATCTATTATTTATCACCAATCCCAGTATTTTTGAAATCAATACTAACTGTTTGCTTAAAAAGATTCGAAGAGCGGTCAATAGTTATAAAAGAGTATCACACGGTACAGGCTAACAAATGGCAATATTTAGCTACATTATTCAAGAGAGATATTGCTGGTTTTGATGGTCGTGACATTTTTCTATTAAGCGATGGTAGTCTGAGATTAAAGTTTCAATTTATTGTGACAAATGATATAAAAGTAGACTATTCTAATGTTCCTGAAGCTCAATTAAGCAATGACTTTGAGAATCTATTAAACAATGGTTTGTTCTCTGATATCACAATGAAATCAGCTGAGGGAAATGAATACAAAGTCCACAAGGCAGTACTTGCAAGTAGGAGTGTCGTTTTGAAGGCTCACTTTGAACACAACACAACAGAGTGCCACACAAATATTGTTGAATCTCCACTAGAGGCTGAAGTACTTACTGAAGTGTtgacatttatatatagtgACAAGGCTCCCAGAGTCGATGATATGCCTGAGAAATTATTGGCAGCTGCTGATTTCTATGAGCTTAGTAGATTGAAAAGCTTGTGTGAGGAAGCATTgcataaaaaattaacagtaGAGAATGCTATTGAGACTTTGCAGCTTGCAGACTTACACTCGGctaaaatactaaaacaattGACTTTGGAGTTTATAAAGGATGGCCAAGCTAAGCTTATTACCAAGACAGAGGGATGGGCTAAAGTGAAATCTGTTGAGTTGATAAAGACTATTTACACTTATATTATGACAGATGATGTTGAAGCCgacattaaataa
- the LOC124537821 gene encoding ras-related protein Rab-30-like, giving the protein MEDYKFLFKVVLVGNAGVGKTCLVRRFTQGLFPPGQGATIGVDFMIKTVEVDGEKVKLQIWDTAGQERFRSITQSYYRSAHALILVYDISCQPTFDCLPDWLREIEEYASHKVLRILVGNKTDREDREIPRHIGEDFAQRHGMYFLETSAKEAENVERLFMEIAVELMEQAKCKELPKYDGSLGPINGKTTSVGDGSCCLRS; this is encoded by the exons ATGGAAGATTATAAGTTTCTTTTTAAAGTTGTGTTAGTGGGTAATGCTGGTGTAGGTAAGACCTGTTTAGTGCGAAGATTCACACAGGGCTTGTTCCCACCAGGCCAAGGTGCTACGATTGGTGTTGACTTCATGATCAAAACTGTGGAAGTCGACGGAGAGAAAGTGAAG CTACAAATATGGGATACTGCAGGACAGGAGAGATTTAGATCTATAACCCAGAGTTATTACCGGTCTGCACATGCATTGATATTGGTGTACGATATATCTTGCCAGCCCACATTCGACTGCTTGCCCGATTGGCTCAGAGAAATAGAAGAGTATGCTAGTCATAAGGTTCTTAGAATATTAGTTG GAAATAAAACTGATAGAGAAGACAGAGAAATCCCTCGGCATATAGGAGAAGATTTTGCACAAAGACATGGGATGTACTTCTTAGAAACATCGGCTAAGGAAGCAGAGAATGTGGAAAGGCTGTTTATGGAAATAGCTGTTGAACTAATGGAG CAAGCAAAATGCAAGGAGTTGCCCAAATATGACGGCAGCCTAGGTCCAATAAACGGCAAGACGACTTCTGTAGGTGATGGCTCGTGCTGTCTCCGATCATAA